The proteins below come from a single Brevundimonas sp. LM2 genomic window:
- a CDS encoding DUF4928 family protein, producing the protein MTGDELTPPALSAEALADLEALVDGGRFATTGPLAIALVVVDRARGRDMPLDAFDFRAANSAQVAGAGGVAANRILRRHGVTNSLGSEGGRTSRGSIDRMEELVALLNRRHAAGDLDLDAVEAFWVQKARDYFNTTPIAFRADPALSLRMALRELLAQAELRQKSMGGVMIVGAVMQHIVGAVLELSLGQGGVTHHGSNQNDAKGRGGDFELEDAVLHVTNAPTAQLIGKCRANLDAGGRPVIITNPKPLIAAEVLADAEGLGGRIEFVDFEQFVCVQLYSLGGFKALDVRSQLTRLIEIYNAIIDQVEPSPSLRVALGG; encoded by the coding sequence ATGACCGGTGATGAGTTGACTCCTCCGGCCCTCAGCGCCGAAGCCTTGGCGGATTTGGAAGCTCTAGTCGACGGCGGCCGTTTCGCCACGACGGGGCCGTTGGCGATCGCCTTGGTCGTGGTGGATCGTGCCCGGGGGCGCGACATGCCGCTGGACGCGTTCGACTTCCGGGCCGCCAACAGCGCCCAGGTCGCCGGAGCTGGCGGGGTAGCGGCTAACCGGATCCTCAGACGACATGGCGTCACCAACAGCCTGGGCAGCGAGGGTGGACGAACCAGTCGCGGCAGCATCGACCGGATGGAAGAGCTGGTCGCCCTGCTCAACCGTCGTCATGCAGCAGGGGATCTGGATCTCGACGCGGTTGAGGCCTTCTGGGTGCAGAAGGCGCGGGACTATTTCAACACCACTCCGATTGCGTTCCGGGCCGATCCGGCGCTGAGCTTGCGGATGGCCTTGCGCGAGCTCCTCGCCCAGGCCGAGCTGCGCCAGAAGTCCATGGGCGGGGTCATGATCGTGGGCGCGGTCATGCAGCATATCGTGGGGGCGGTCCTCGAGCTGTCGTTGGGGCAAGGCGGCGTGACCCATCACGGCTCCAACCAGAATGACGCCAAGGGCAGGGGCGGCGATTTCGAGCTGGAGGACGCGGTGCTGCACGTCACCAATGCGCCCACCGCTCAGCTGATCGGCAAATGCCGCGCGAACCTGGACGCCGGGGGACGGCCCGTCATCATCACCAATCCCAAGCCTCTGATCGCTGCCGAGGTACTTGCTGACGCAGAAGGGCTTGGCGGTCGGATTGAGTTCGTGGACTTCGAGCAGTTCGTCTGCGTGCAACTTTACAGCCTCGGTGGCTTCAAAGCTTTGGACGTTCGAAGCCAGCTAACGCGGCTGATCGAGATCTACAACGCGATCATCGATCAGGTTGAGCCCAGTCCCAGCCTTCGTGTCGCGCTAGGCGGGTGA
- a CDS encoding DUF2188 domain-containing protein, translating to MGKNQHVVPHANGWAVRGAGNARATTVHPTQAEAISQARGIAQNQQSELLIHRRNGQIRERDSFGNDPYPPKG from the coding sequence ATGGGCAAGAACCAACACGTCGTCCCCCACGCCAATGGCTGGGCCGTCCGTGGCGCGGGCAATGCGCGCGCAACCACGGTGCATCCGACGCAGGCGGAAGCGATCTCTCAGGCCCGAGGAATCGCTCAAAATCAGCAGAGCGAACTGCTGATCCACCGTCGCAACGGTCAGATCCGCGAGCGCGACAGCTTCGGCAACGATCCCTACCCGCCGAAAGGCTGA
- a CDS encoding group II truncated hemoglobin, giving the protein MMLARQSRTAEEREPTMSDRTAIPTLSQWLGGRDRLAELTRGFYTKVPADPILGPVFANMDPGHAAHVADFIDEVFGGPAAYSDAGGSHAGMIGQHLERALTETQRRRWFDLMLETADEAGLPDDPEFRAAFVGYLEWGTRLAVINSAPGVADPAPAMPMPVWGWGPPGGPWKG; this is encoded by the coding sequence ATGATGCTAGCCAGACAATCCCGTACTGCGGAGGAGCGTGAGCCAACAATGAGCGATAGGACAGCTATACCCACCTTGAGCCAATGGCTGGGAGGCCGAGACCGTTTGGCCGAACTGACGCGCGGCTTCTACACGAAGGTTCCTGCGGACCCTATTCTTGGCCCTGTCTTTGCCAATATGGATCCGGGCCATGCCGCTCACGTCGCAGATTTTATCGACGAGGTCTTCGGCGGTCCCGCCGCTTACTCGGACGCGGGCGGCTCGCACGCCGGCATGATCGGTCAGCACCTGGAACGCGCCTTAACCGAAACCCAGCGCCGACGCTGGTTCGATCTGATGCTGGAAACCGCGGACGAAGCGGGTCTGCCCGATGACCCTGAATTCCGTGCGGCCTTTGTGGGCTACCTGGAATGGGGAACGCGCCTTGCCGTGATCAACTCCGCTCCAGGTGTGGCAGACCCTGCTCCCGCCATGCCGATGCCGGTGTGGGGTTGGGGTCCGCCCGGTGGCCCTTGGAAAGGCTGA
- a CDS encoding helix-turn-helix domain-containing protein gives MATKLKDLRVKSGQSLQQVADGVGVSKAHIWQLERGDSTNPSLDLLRGLADHYKVTVAFLSDESEPSEEAPALQFYREFDGKLDDKAWAAVRAMAEALKKP, from the coding sequence TTGGCCACCAAGCTCAAGGACCTGCGGGTCAAAAGCGGGCAATCGCTTCAGCAGGTCGCCGACGGCGTCGGCGTATCCAAGGCTCACATCTGGCAACTCGAACGCGGCGACAGCACCAATCCGAGCTTGGACCTGCTCCGGGGGCTCGCGGACCATTACAAGGTGACGGTGGCGTTCCTGTCGGACGAGAGCGAGCCTTCGGAAGAGGCGCCGGCCCTCCAGTTCTACCGGGAGTTTGACGGCAAGCTGGATGACAAGGCTTGGGCGGCCGTTCGCGCCATGGCCGAGGCGTTGAAGAAGCCGTGA
- a CDS encoding serine protease: MPKNKIPERLDDREVRTPFGPDDRSLGGFILDPVALETGPREPDRCTTPFMVETNGGGSWESVPGFNAFRARNVGLPAFAGDARTPDPRSAWSPEPRPDLCSDPRPENTIGPDDRVPIPDTTAIPWRSICRLDIRYDTGARALGTAWFVGPRALATAGHNLLHPRAGRAVDIKAWPAFDGVIRYNAPQIQEVVFPDQWRRGFKLDYDYGVILLADGALGHQLGWFGIAGYDDPPQNMPAQVCGYAEGTPSPTQYYNGGRTSHWTEDFVYYTFDTGQGMSGSPVFVRLGEARHVIGIHTYGEPTINRARRLSGHAYDLLRDANAYR, translated from the coding sequence ATGCCGAAAAACAAAATCCCCGAAAGGCTCGACGACCGTGAGGTGCGCACCCCGTTCGGTCCGGACGATCGGTCCCTCGGCGGCTTTATCCTCGACCCTGTTGCGCTCGAGACCGGCCCCCGCGAGCCGGACCGGTGCACCACCCCCTTCATGGTCGAGACCAATGGCGGCGGCTCCTGGGAATCCGTGCCCGGGTTCAACGCCTTTCGCGCGCGCAACGTCGGCCTGCCGGCCTTCGCGGGCGACGCCAGGACGCCGGACCCCCGCTCCGCCTGGAGCCCGGAGCCGCGGCCGGACCTGTGCTCTGACCCCCGGCCGGAGAACACGATCGGCCCGGACGACCGGGTCCCGATCCCGGACACCACCGCCATCCCCTGGCGCTCGATCTGTCGGCTGGACATCCGCTACGACACGGGCGCACGCGCCTTGGGCACGGCCTGGTTCGTCGGGCCCCGCGCCCTGGCCACGGCCGGGCATAACCTGCTCCACCCGCGGGCTGGCCGGGCCGTCGACATCAAGGCCTGGCCGGCCTTCGATGGCGTGATCCGGTACAACGCCCCCCAGATCCAGGAGGTAGTGTTTCCCGACCAATGGCGACGAGGCTTCAAACTGGACTACGACTACGGCGTAATCCTGCTGGCCGACGGCGCGCTCGGCCACCAGCTGGGCTGGTTCGGCATCGCCGGCTACGACGACCCGCCTCAGAACATGCCGGCCCAGGTCTGCGGCTATGCCGAGGGGACGCCCTCCCCCACCCAGTATTACAATGGCGGGCGAACGTCCCACTGGACCGAAGACTTTGTCTATTACACCTTCGATACCGGGCAGGGGATGAGCGGGTCGCCGGTTTTCGTGCGGCTGGGCGAGGCTCGCCATGTGATCGGCATCCACACCTATGGAGAGCCGACGATCAACCGGGCGCGGCGGCTTTCGGGCCACGCCTATGATCTGTTGCGAGACGCGAACGCTTATCGGTAG
- a CDS encoding DNA cytosine methyltransferase — translation MTVSPFPAPGSQGAQRVFFEFFAGGGMARAGLKGWRCDFANDFDPMKAAVYAANWGDDHLVCGDVAKVKPTQLPGRADLVWGSFPCQDLSLAGLNKGLGARNDNEHTRSGSFWPFWFLITALKAEGRAPRTLILENVYGALTSNQGRDFAAICEAITEAGYRFGAMVIDARRFVAQSRPRLFIVAVDETVALPDGAISHTPEAAWTPARLQAAVDGLPEAVRDQHVWWALPVPAEAPPLFSDQIEEEPADVAWHTPAETRKLLAMMSPLNRAKVKTAQTLGRRVVGGVYRRTRPDAQGRKVQRAEVRFDEVAGCLRTPAGGSSRQIILVVEGDRVRSRLLSGREAARLMGLDDDYVLPARYNDAYHVAGDGVVAPVVTHLARSLIEPVLAWDDGAPAMIAAE, via the coding sequence ATGACCGTCAGCCCGTTCCCCGCGCCCGGATCGCAAGGCGCGCAGCGCGTCTTCTTTGAGTTCTTCGCCGGCGGCGGCATGGCGCGAGCCGGCCTGAAGGGTTGGCGCTGCGACTTCGCCAACGATTTCGACCCGATGAAGGCGGCGGTCTACGCCGCCAACTGGGGTGACGACCACCTGGTCTGCGGCGACGTCGCCAAGGTCAAACCGACCCAGCTGCCCGGCCGCGCCGATCTCGTCTGGGGCTCCTTCCCCTGTCAGGACCTGTCCTTGGCCGGACTCAACAAGGGCCTGGGTGCACGCAACGACAACGAACACACCCGCTCGGGCTCGTTCTGGCCCTTCTGGTTCCTGATCACGGCGCTCAAGGCTGAGGGTCGCGCGCCGCGCACCCTGATCTTGGAGAACGTCTACGGCGCCCTGACCTCCAACCAAGGCCGGGACTTCGCCGCCATCTGCGAGGCTATCACCGAAGCCGGTTACCGGTTCGGTGCCATGGTCATCGACGCCCGCCGGTTCGTCGCCCAATCGCGTCCGCGCCTGTTCATCGTCGCGGTCGACGAGACGGTCGCCCTGCCAGACGGCGCCATCAGCCATACGCCCGAGGCGGCCTGGACGCCGGCCCGGCTGCAAGCCGCCGTCGACGGCCTGCCCGAAGCGGTGCGCGACCAACATGTCTGGTGGGCCTTGCCCGTCCCGGCCGAGGCCCCGCCGCTCTTCTCCGACCAGATCGAGGAAGAACCGGCGGACGTCGCCTGGCACACGCCGGCCGAGACGCGGAAACTTCTGGCCATGATGAGCCCGCTCAACCGCGCCAAGGTGAAGACCGCCCAGACCCTGGGCCGGCGCGTGGTCGGGGGCGTCTATCGCCGGACCCGTCCGGACGCCCAAGGCCGCAAGGTCCAGCGCGCCGAGGTGCGCTTCGACGAGGTGGCCGGCTGCCTGCGCACCCCTGCCGGCGGCAGCTCCCGCCAGATCATCCTGGTGGTCGAAGGCGACCGGGTCCGTTCACGACTCCTGTCCGGCCGCGAAGCCGCCCGGCTGATGGGGTTGGACGACGATTACGTCCTGCCGGCCCGCTACAATGACGCCTACCACGTCGCCGGTGACGGCGTCGTCGCCCCAGTCGTCACCCACCTGGCCCGCAGTTTGATAGAGCCCGTTCTTGCTTGGGATGACGGCGCACCGGCGATGATCGCGGCTGAGTAG
- a CDS encoding ImmA/IrrE family metallo-endopeptidase, whose protein sequence is MSELLMDLADCGSPERLIQTILRHHPEWTPPVPIEALAAAVNILEIRDLDTTSFEGALLTDPDKSQGIILCRPGVPGGRRRFTIGHELGHFLIPTHVGNQQCTQAHLSERGFSTPAQRREAEANRFAAGILMPKPWFERDADRLGLPEVGHLRKLARSYDVSLEAAANRFVELASMPCAVIFSYDGVVRYARSHVSFPRLAVERKSRLPSDCATKVRPYAGTAAPSDWIEMDGTIWLQHEWGRPSPRVLEQVLRQANGHAVTMLLLADGPTNDEDEEEDDILARWSPRF, encoded by the coding sequence GTGAGCGAGCTCCTCATGGATTTGGCGGACTGCGGCTCTCCCGAGCGGCTGATCCAGACGATCCTGAGGCATCACCCTGAGTGGACGCCACCTGTTCCGATCGAGGCACTCGCGGCGGCCGTGAATATTCTCGAGATCAGGGATCTGGACACGACCTCCTTCGAGGGGGCCTTGCTGACCGATCCTGACAAAAGCCAGGGCATCATTCTCTGCAGGCCGGGCGTGCCCGGCGGCCGTCGGCGCTTCACCATCGGTCATGAGTTGGGTCATTTCCTGATCCCCACCCACGTCGGGAACCAGCAGTGCACCCAAGCCCATCTCAGCGAGCGCGGGTTCTCGACACCGGCGCAACGGCGGGAGGCCGAAGCAAATCGTTTCGCGGCGGGCATTCTCATGCCGAAGCCCTGGTTTGAGCGCGACGCGGACCGACTTGGCCTCCCGGAGGTCGGTCATCTCCGCAAGCTGGCGAGATCCTATGACGTCAGCCTGGAAGCGGCCGCGAACCGGTTCGTCGAGCTGGCCTCGATGCCGTGCGCCGTCATCTTCTCTTACGACGGCGTGGTCCGGTACGCCCGTTCGCATGTGAGCTTCCCGCGTCTGGCCGTGGAGCGGAAAAGTCGCCTTCCCTCAGACTGCGCCACAAAGGTCAGGCCGTACGCCGGCACTGCGGCCCCGTCCGACTGGATCGAGATGGATGGGACGATCTGGCTTCAGCATGAGTGGGGGCGTCCGTCACCCCGTGTCCTTGAACAGGTCCTCCGGCAGGCCAACGGGCACGCGGTGACCATGCTGCTCTTGGCCGACGGCCCGACCAACGACGAGGACGAAGAGGAAGACGACATCTTGGCGCGCTGGAGCCCGCGGTTCTAG
- a CDS encoding BlaI/MecI/CopY family transcriptional regulator, whose product MIESLPRREREVFETLCRLDQATAVQVRQALQDAPSDSSVRTLLGRLVAKGLVAHRAEGQTYVYAPVPQPASVARSALRRLVETFFDGSAANTATALMDLGPLEPEEVAALHRAIDAAQVRRTGDRS is encoded by the coding sequence ATGATCGAATCCCTGCCCCGTCGCGAGCGCGAGGTTTTTGAAACCCTCTGCCGGCTCGACCAAGCGACCGCCGTTCAGGTGCGCCAAGCGCTCCAAGATGCGCCGAGCGACTCTTCGGTCCGCACCCTGTTGGGACGCCTGGTGGCCAAGGGGCTGGTGGCCCATCGGGCGGAAGGCCAGACCTACGTCTATGCCCCGGTTCCCCAGCCCGCCAGCGTGGCGCGTTCGGCGCTCCGTCGCCTGGTCGAGACCTTCTTCGACGGCTCGGCCGCCAATACGGCCACGGCACTGATGGATCTGGGCCCGCTCGAGCCCGAGGAGGTCGCTGCCCTCCATCGCGCCATCGACGCGGCGCAGGTCCGCCGCACCGGAGACCGGTCATGA
- a CDS encoding excalibur calcium-binding domain-containing protein encodes MAGPKTPAWAGWAVAAVLGVALVSRCGGGPGGDPGNKGEASVASEATRPVQYLYVRTDRLNCRTEASTGSAAVARLRDAALVGVVEEANGWARLSEPDCWVKREFLGQSPRPPAPPPPVPRPQALYSGGDNASGGRRAARSSQGAYYANCSAARAAGAAPVYAGDPGYASRLDRDGDGVGCE; translated from the coding sequence ATGGCGGGACCCAAGACACCGGCCTGGGCCGGATGGGCGGTGGCGGCGGTCCTGGGCGTCGCCCTGGTCAGCCGCTGCGGCGGCGGGCCCGGGGGGGACCCCGGCAACAAGGGCGAAGCCAGCGTCGCGTCCGAGGCGACCCGACCTGTGCAATATCTCTATGTCCGCACCGACCGTCTGAATTGCCGGACGGAGGCGTCGACCGGAAGCGCCGCAGTTGCCCGGCTCCGAGACGCCGCCCTGGTCGGCGTCGTCGAGGAAGCCAACGGCTGGGCCCGGCTGAGCGAACCGGACTGCTGGGTGAAGCGGGAGTTCCTGGGTCAGTCGCCCCGCCCGCCGGCCCCTCCCCCGCCGGTGCCGCGCCCCCAGGCCCTGTACTCGGGCGGCGACAACGCAAGCGGCGGACGGCGCGCGGCCCGGTCGTCGCAAGGCGCTTACTACGCCAACTGTTCGGCGGCGCGCGCGGCCGGCGCGGCACCGGTCTATGCCGGCGATCCCGGCTATGCCTCCCGGCTGGATCGGGACGGCGACGGGGTGGGCTGCGAATGA
- a CDS encoding VOC family protein → MTLINSSVPVSFLYVTDRDRALLFCEQLGLALRGSDDFGDFMETGGGLIRMTVMPDHIASPHPVLGWEVSDILATAQELSERGIGLTIYEGMGQDELGVWTSPDGKAKVAWFTDPDGNVLSLSQA, encoded by the coding sequence ATGACCTTGATAAATTCGAGCGTGCCGGTGTCGTTTCTCTACGTCACCGACCGCGATAGAGCGCTGCTGTTTTGCGAACAGCTTGGCTTGGCGCTCCGTGGCTCTGATGATTTTGGAGACTTCATGGAAACGGGAGGGGGGCTGATCCGCATGACCGTCATGCCCGACCACATCGCTAGCCCTCACCCGGTTCTCGGTTGGGAGGTGTCAGACATTCTCGCTACCGCACAGGAGTTGAGCGAGCGCGGCATCGGGCTGACGATCTACGAAGGCATGGGTCAAGATGAGCTGGGGGTGTGGACCTCGCCGGATGGCAAGGCGAAGGTCGCTTGGTTCACAGACCCTGACGGGAATGTGTTGAGCTTATCGCAGGCTTAG
- a CDS encoding DUF6491 family protein, with the protein MTRRLGLIVLLAAVGGCAPTGSVDTGASAGDARRCFNVSLVSGFSELEGSAVRVSAGARDYDLALSGPSCDDVAWAQVIAVESRPSGQLCVGDQPGIARVLFRASASRRVVRCAVTSVSEQAAAPAA; encoded by the coding sequence ATGACACGCCGCCTGGGTTTGATTGTTCTGCTCGCCGCCGTCGGGGGGTGTGCGCCGACCGGCTCGGTCGACACAGGGGCCTCAGCGGGCGACGCGCGCCGGTGCTTCAACGTCAGCCTGGTCAGCGGCTTCTCGGAGCTTGAGGGGTCCGCGGTGCGGGTCTCGGCCGGGGCGCGGGACTATGACCTGGCGCTGAGTGGGCCGTCCTGCGACGACGTCGCCTGGGCCCAGGTGATCGCTGTGGAGTCGCGGCCGTCCGGCCAGCTCTGTGTGGGCGACCAGCCGGGTATCGCACGGGTCTTGTTCCGCGCAAGCGCCAGCCGCCGGGTGGTGCGGTGCGCGGTGACGTCGGTGAGCGAACAGGCGGCAGCGCCGGCCGCCTAG
- a CDS encoding VOC family protein, whose amino-acid sequence MLHHVSLGTSDLEQAEAFYDAVMREVGLNKTLRVDEAIGYGAGITVFSLNMPADGGAASPGNGVHIAFEVETRTAVDAFFRTALKHGGAADGEPGPRPEYDPHYYAAFVRDPDGNKIEALTFAAH is encoded by the coding sequence ATGCTCCACCATGTCTCTCTTGGAACGTCTGATCTGGAACAGGCCGAAGCCTTTTATGACGCAGTCATGCGTGAGGTTGGGCTTAACAAGACCCTTCGGGTCGATGAAGCAATAGGATATGGCGCGGGAATTACCGTGTTCAGTCTTAACATGCCTGCCGATGGCGGCGCGGCGTCTCCGGGCAATGGGGTTCATATCGCGTTCGAAGTGGAGACGCGGACCGCGGTTGATGCCTTTTTCCGCACCGCGCTTAAGCACGGAGGGGCCGCCGATGGCGAACCTGGGCCGCGGCCAGAGTATGACCCGCACTACTACGCTGCATTCGTACGCGATCCCGACGGAAACAAGATTGAGGCTTTGACTTTCGCGGCTCACTAA